Proteins found in one Siniperca chuatsi isolate FFG_IHB_CAS linkage group LG22, ASM2008510v1, whole genome shotgun sequence genomic segment:
- the LOC122870288 gene encoding uncharacterized protein LOC122870288 isoform X2 → MYTVCACVCVVKRDFAPAAGSRRSAVAPPPSRAAAASHQSVSTNWENWEFPVTLPLRGSGATQLLPLQSYIMKSSSSSSTSETAGRETQLLSSSLSPPLRQSLQSPELQAEFLQECRNKFPSRGESRVVSSPSPSSSPRSPSSSSSSPSHDNRRARLSLSSPELLSELKESSQRQLRHVPEHNGLTTVFSGRGRGQASGPAPSPRPANQKTSQ, encoded by the exons ATGTAtacagtgtgtgcgtgtgtgtgtgtggtaaagcGAGACTTTGCCCCGGCTGCAGGAAGTCGCCGTTCAGCTGTCGCGCCGCCGCCGAGCCGagcagctgcagcttcacacCAGTCCGTGAGTACCAACTGGGAGAACTGGGAGTTTCCAGTGACGCTTCCTCTGAGGGGCTCAGGCGCCACACAG CTCCTCCCACTGCAGTCATACATCATGaagtcttcatcatcatcatctaccTCAGAGACGGCTGGCCGAGAAACtcagctcctctcctcttcattgtctcctcctcttcgtcaAAGTCTGCAGAGTCCAGAGTTGCAAGCAGAGTTTCTACAAG AGTGTCGGAACAAATTTCCGTCTCGAGGTGAATCCCGTGTCGTCTCCTCTCcgtctccctcttcctccccccgCAGCCCCTCGTCCTCCTCGTCGTCTCCCAGCCACGACAACAGACGAG CCCGTTTGTCCCTGTCCAGCCCCGAGCTCCTTTCAGAGCTGAAAGAATCGAGTCAACGCCAACTCCGACATGTCCCCGAACACAACGGCCTGACCACCGTCTTCTCAGGACGAGGACGAGGACAG GCCTCTGGCCCCGCCCCCTCCCCAcggccagccaatcagaagacTTCACAGTGA
- the LOC122870288 gene encoding uncharacterized protein LOC122870288 isoform X1, which yields MYTVCACVCVVKRDFAPAAGSRRSAVAPPPSRAAAASHQSVSTNWENWEFPVTLPLRGSGATQLLPLQSYIMKSSSSSSTSETAGRETQLLSSSLSPPLRQSLQSPELQAEFLQECRNKFPSRGESRVVSSPSPSSSPRSPSSSSSSPSHDNRRGELRVTRLSLSSPELLSELKESSQRQLRHVPEHNGLTTVFSGRGRGQASGPAPSPRPANQKTSQ from the exons ATGTAtacagtgtgtgcgtgtgtgtgtgtggtaaagcGAGACTTTGCCCCGGCTGCAGGAAGTCGCCGTTCAGCTGTCGCGCCGCCGCCGAGCCGagcagctgcagcttcacacCAGTCCGTGAGTACCAACTGGGAGAACTGGGAGTTTCCAGTGACGCTTCCTCTGAGGGGCTCAGGCGCCACACAG CTCCTCCCACTGCAGTCATACATCATGaagtcttcatcatcatcatctaccTCAGAGACGGCTGGCCGAGAAACtcagctcctctcctcttcattgtctcctcctcttcgtcaAAGTCTGCAGAGTCCAGAGTTGCAAGCAGAGTTTCTACAAG AGTGTCGGAACAAATTTCCGTCTCGAGGTGAATCCCGTGTCGTCTCCTCTCcgtctccctcttcctccccccgCAGCCCCTCGTCCTCCTCGTCGTCTCCCAGCCACGACAACAGACGAGGTGAGCTGCGCGTCA CCCGTTTGTCCCTGTCCAGCCCCGAGCTCCTTTCAGAGCTGAAAGAATCGAGTCAACGCCAACTCCGACATGTCCCCGAACACAACGGCCTGACCACCGTCTTCTCAGGACGAGGACGAGGACAG GCCTCTGGCCCCGCCCCCTCCCCAcggccagccaatcagaagacTTCACAGTGA
- the LOC122870288 gene encoding uncharacterized protein LOC122870288 isoform X3: MYTVCACVCVVKRDFAPAAGSRRSAVAPPPSRAAAASHQSLLPLQSYIMKSSSSSSTSETAGRETQLLSSSLSPPLRQSLQSPELQAEFLQECRNKFPSRGESRVVSSPSPSSSPRSPSSSSSSPSHDNRRGELRVTRLSLSSPELLSELKESSQRQLRHVPEHNGLTTVFSGRGRGQASGPAPSPRPANQKTSQ; encoded by the exons ATGTAtacagtgtgtgcgtgtgtgtgtgtggtaaagcGAGACTTTGCCCCGGCTGCAGGAAGTCGCCGTTCAGCTGTCGCGCCGCCGCCGAGCCGagcagctgcagcttcacacCAGTCC CTCCTCCCACTGCAGTCATACATCATGaagtcttcatcatcatcatctaccTCAGAGACGGCTGGCCGAGAAACtcagctcctctcctcttcattgtctcctcctcttcgtcaAAGTCTGCAGAGTCCAGAGTTGCAAGCAGAGTTTCTACAAG AGTGTCGGAACAAATTTCCGTCTCGAGGTGAATCCCGTGTCGTCTCCTCTCcgtctccctcttcctccccccgCAGCCCCTCGTCCTCCTCGTCGTCTCCCAGCCACGACAACAGACGAGGTGAGCTGCGCGTCA CCCGTTTGTCCCTGTCCAGCCCCGAGCTCCTTTCAGAGCTGAAAGAATCGAGTCAACGCCAACTCCGACATGTCCCCGAACACAACGGCCTGACCACCGTCTTCTCAGGACGAGGACGAGGACAG GCCTCTGGCCCCGCCCCCTCCCCAcggccagccaatcagaagacTTCACAGTGA
- the LOC122870105 gene encoding serrate RNA effector molecule homolog, giving the protein MGDSDDEFDRRRRDKFRRERSDMERSREREERRRDDWPDRDWDRGRERRRDYDRGRRERFSPPRHISPQHKRMRRDWDDHRGEPYRYDLPYGGGGAPFPGAGPQGWHPDLPHLHPHHGGHPLQGRLGMVDPDLPPPGPPTMRSFKEFLLNMEDSVDETESVKRYNQYKLDFRRQQLQDFFLQHKDQEWFRSKYHPDDITARKAESLSALKTRLGVFLFLLDNNWLDNMSLDMEHAPAIIKLLDAAVIKMEGGTDFDLQVLEAPTAPAVAGGEASSSGASGGGGGGGGGGGEKSQGDPSGGNVSAQTGSESTGSRTAETSSRETGETKDSDKDCDDEAKQNGEKEKDDEEEEEEEEDEKKDEEEEEEKTTKKGRKRKRSVSADSGEGSASDSDSSHSDGEKDEDEEKEEEEEDREDERRKERGKEREKEAPAKPRPLHLTTSLFIRSIPPEVSKEEITALCRRYPGFLRVALSDPQPERRFFRRCWVTFDRSVNIKETCWNLQNIRLRDCELSPVVNRDLCRRVRAVNGLTHHKPVVRNDIRLSARLVHSLDQKGELWAGQMETNPVLKNITDYLIEEVSAEEEELTGASGGNADDTADAKDPASSSEVTVETDDKLLKVLDRLLLYLRLVHSVDYYNFCEYPAEDEMPHRCGLIHVRGPLPVAKITAAEVSEHQKMCEERLAPLLSPAETLSEEDATRLGKKEPEQEVEKFLAANTQELSKDKWLCPLSGKKFKAPEFVRKHILNKHGDKVSAVRQEVVFFNNFLLDAKRPALPENKPLPPPAQATPPGMPGFPGQSPQQQSLLGYPPGVRPPMPGFPGGGPPYPPNQFGAGRGNYDNFRGHLGGGGGGFPGKQRNSRGVRGDPRSIIEYRDLDAPDDLDFF; this is encoded by the exons ATGGGAGACAGCGACGACGAGTTCGACAGGAGGAGGCGGGACAAGttcaggagagagaggagcgaCATGGAGAGgtcgagagagagggaggagaggaggagggacgACTGGCCCGACAG ggacTGGGACCGCGGCAGGGAGCGGAGGAGGGATTACGATCGCGGCCGTAGGGAGAGGTTTTCTCCGCCCAGACACATCAGCCCTCAGCACAAACGCATGAGGAGAGACTG GGACGACCACCGGGGGGAGCCGTACCGCTACGACCTGCCGTATGGAGGAGGCGGGGCTCCGTTTCCGGGGGCGGGGCCTCAGGGCTGGCACCCCGACCTCCCCCACCTTCACCCACACCACGGAGGTCACCCACTGCAGGGCAG GCTGGGGATGGTGGATCCAGATCTGCCTCCTCCTGGTCCTCCCACCATGAGGAGCTTTAAG GAGTTTCTGCTGAACATGGAGGACAGTGTTGACGAGACGGAGTCGGTGAAGCGCTACAATCAGTACAAACTGGACTTCAGAcggcagcagctgcaggactTCTTCCTCCAACACAAAGACCAGGAGTGGTTTCGCTCCAAGTACCACCCCGATGACATCACGGCGAGGAAGGCGGAGTCTCTGTCCGCCCTCAAAACCCGTCTGGGCGTCTTTCTCTTCCTGCTGGACAACAACTGGCTGGATAACATGTCGCTGGACATGGAGCACGCCCCCGCCATCATCAAACTACTGGACGCAG cgGTAATAAAGATGGAGGGGGGTACAGACTTTGACCTGCAGGTCCTGGAGGCACCGACTGCTCCTGCGGTGGCCGGCGGGGAGGCGAGCAGCAGTGGCGccagcggtggcggcggcggagGTGGAGGCGGAGGTGGGGAGAAGAGTCAGGGAGATCCCAGCGGAGGAAACGTGAGCGCTCAGACCGGCTCCGAGTCGACGGGGAGTCGGACGGCGGAGACGAGCAGCAGAGAGACGGGCGAGACAAAAGACTCTGATAAG GACTGTGACGACGAAGCCAAGCAGAAcggagaaaaggagaaagacgacgaagaagaggaggaggaggaggaggacgagaagaaggatgaagaggaggaggaggagaagacgaCTAAGAAA GGCAGGAAGAGGAAACGCAGCGTGTCAGCTGACAGCGGCGAGGGCAGCGCCTCCGACTCTGACTCCTCCCACTCTGACGGAGAGAAGGATGAAGacgaggagaaggaggaagaggaagaggacagagaggatg aGCGTCGCAAAGAGcgagggaaggagagggagaaggaggctCCGGcgaagccccgccccctccaccTCACCACTTCCTTGTTCATCAGGAGCATCCCGCCAGAGGTGTCCAAGGAGGAGATCACTGCT ttGTGTCGCAGGTACCCGGGCTTCCTGCGGGTGGCGCTGTCGGACCCTCAGCCTGAGAGGAG gttctTCAGGCGGTGCTGGGTGACGTTTGACCGCAGTGTGAACATAAAGGAGACGTGCTGGAACCTGCAGAACATCagg CTCCGAGACTGTGAACTGTCTCCGGTGGTCAACAGAGATCTGTGTCGACGCGTTCGTGCCGTTAACGGCCTGACTCACCACAAACCGGTGGTGAGGAACGACATCCGCCTGTCGGCCCGACTCGTCCACAGTCTGGACCAGAAGGGGGAGCTGTGGGCCGGACAG atgGAGACCAACCCCGTTCTGAAGAACATCACAGATTACCTGATAGAGGAGGTGAgcgctgaggaggaggagctcaCAGGTGCCTCGGGGGGCAACGCTGATGATACAGCTGACGCCAAAGACCCCGCCTCCTCGTCCGAGGTTACCGTAGAGACGGACGACAAACTGTTGAAG gtgctgGACAGACTGCTGCTCTACCTGCGTCTGGTTCACTCTGTAGATTATTATAACTTCTGTGAGTATCCTGCGGAGGACGAGATGCCTCATCGCTGTGGGCTGATCCACGTACGAGGACCCCTACCTGTAGCCAAGATCACTGCAGCCGAGG TGAGTGAACATCAGAAGATGTGTGAGGAGCGTCTGGCTCCGCTGCTTTCTCCTGCAGAGACTCTGAGTGAAGAAGACGCCACCAGACTGGGAAAGAAAGAGCCGGAACAAGAg GTGGAGAAGTTCCTGGCAGCCAACACTCAGGAGCTCAGTAAAGACAAGTGGCTCTGTCCTCTGAGCGGGAAAAAGTTCAAG gcTCCAGAGTTTGTGCGTAAACACATCCTGAACAAACACGGAGACAAGGTGTCCGCCGTCAGACAGGAGGTCGTGTTCTTCAACAACTTCCTGCTGGACGCCAAGAGACCCGCTCTACCTGAGAACAAGCCCCTCCCACCACCAGCAcaag CCACTCCCCCTGGTATGCCAGGATTTCCTGGTCAGTCACCACAGCAGCAAAGCCTTCTGGGATATCCGCCTGGAGTCAGACCTCCCATGCCCGGCTTCCCCg gcgGCGGACCTCCCTACCCTCCCAACCAGTTTGGGGCGGGGCGTGGTAACTATGACAACTTCAGAGGTCAtttaggaggaggaggaggagggtttcCTGGGAAGCAACGAAACAGCAG gGGCGTGCGAGGGGACCCCCGGTCGATCATCGAGTACAGAGACCTGGACGCTCCCGACGACCTCGACTTCTTTTAA